The Myxococcus xanthus genome contains the following window.
CCCCAAGCTGGTGGCCGCCGCGCCCGCGTACCTCAAGTTCCACAGCATGGGTGAGTACATCTACGACTTCGGCTGGGCGGATGCCGCCGCCCGCCTCGGAGTCGAGTACTACCCGAAGCTCGTCGTGGGCGGGCCGCTGTCCCCCGCCACCGTCCCCCGCTTCCTCATCGCCCCGGGCGAGGACGTCCCCGCGCTGCGCCGGGCCCTGCTTGCCGCCGCCGCCGGGAGCGCCCAGGAGGCGGGCTGCTCCTCCGTTCACGTCCTGTATCCCACGGGGGACGAGGCGGACTTCCTGGAGGCCGAGGGGCTCGCCCGGCGCATCACCCTTCAGTTCCACTGGAAGAACCCGGGCTACGGCAGCTACGACGACTACCTGGCGCGCTTTGACTCCAAGCGCCGCAACCAGCTCAAGCGCGAGCGCGGGGCCGCGGCCACCCAGGGCATCTCCCTGCGTACGGTGCGCGGCGAGGGGCTCTCCCAGGCGCACGCCCGGCGTGCCTACGGCTTCTACACCTCCACCTGCGAGCGTCACGCCTGGGGGCAGATTCAGCTCACCCCCGACTTCTTCGCGCGGGTCTTTCGCACGATGCCGGGCTCGGTGGAGTTGGTGGAGGCGGTGCGCGGCCAGCAGGTCATCGCCGGCGCCTTCAACCTGGCCACCCCGGAGCGCCTCTATGGCCGCTACTGGGGCGCCTTCGAGGAGCACCCCTTCCTCCACTTCCACGTCTGCCTGTACCACTCCGTGGAGGACTGCATCCGGACCGGCCGCAAGGTGTTCGAGCCCGGCGCTGGGGGTGAACACAAGGTGTCTCGGGGCTTCGAGCCCACCGCCGTACACAGCGCCCACCTCATCTTCGACAAGACACTGGACGGCGCGGTACGGGGCTTCCTCCGCCGGGAGCACGCACGGCTGGCGCCCGCCGTGGAGGAGGCCGAGCGCATCTGCGGGCTGAAACCCTGGCCCCTGGCCGCCTCCCCGGGCACCCAAGGGGCCACCGGCACCTGAACGCCCCCCGGACTGTCAGCCTGAAGAGGCCTCTCCGCGACTTGAAGTTGTGAAACCGGGGTGAGCCTCTAGAGTGTCATCGCCATGAAAGCCCCGGAGACGGACGAAGACTTCATCCAGTGGTACGAGGACTGCTGGGCGGACCGCGACGAAGTCGAGTATCCGAAGATGTTCGGCGCCATTGACGAAGGCGTCTTCACGCTCGACCAGACAGATGCCATCCAAGCGTGGATGGAGAGTGAGCTGGCCCAGGTCCAGGAAGCGGACCCCAACTGGGGTCCCATGGGCGTGCGCGTCTCCCCGCCCAGCGAGAGCTACCCCTACTGGACCTATGTCACCAGCGGACTGTCCAACCCCTTCACCGTGGCGCCCGGCGAGGACATCCCCGACGGCGCGCCCAGCGGGCTGGGCTACGAGATGGTCATCCACTCGCCCGAAGAGGCGAAGTGGCCGGTGTTCCGGCTGCTGGACATGATGGCCTACAACCTCGTGTCCCTGCGCGCCTTCGCCATGGGCCACCGCTACCCGGTGGAAGGCTCCCTGGACGGTGGCGAGTCCAAGCTGAGCGGCTTCGTGTTCGTCCGGGACCCGTCCCGGCCCGACCACTTCGTGCTCCCCAGCGGCAAGGTGCAACTGCTCACCCTGGTGGGCGCCACCCGCAACGAGATGGCCTTCGCCCGCTCCAACGGCATGGACAAGCTGATGGCCAAGCTGGTGGCAGCAGGCTCCGGCTACATCACCCAGCCCGACCGGGAAGAAGTGAAGTTGTAGTCACACCGCTTCCGAGTCGCGCGCCGGCCGCCCTTCTCAGGGACCGGCGCGCGGCGGGGCGTCCTCCACCAGCGCGTGCAGGACGCCCAGCTCGAACGGCTTTTCGATGCGCGGCACCGGCACCGACTGGAGGAAGGTCCGTGCTCGCTCGGA
Protein-coding sequences here:
- a CDS encoding GNAT family N-acetyltransferase; this encodes MPADTPLRLRILEAVTDAPAEGWDALVGPDAPPFVRHAWLAAMEESGSATEETGWAPHHLTLWRGPKLVAAAPAYLKFHSMGEYIYDFGWADAAARLGVEYYPKLVVGGPLSPATVPRFLIAPGEDVPALRRALLAAAAGSAQEAGCSSVHVLYPTGDEADFLEAEGLARRITLQFHWKNPGYGSYDDYLARFDSKRRNQLKRERGAAATQGISLRTVRGEGLSQAHARRAYGFYTSTCERHAWGQIQLTPDFFARVFRTMPGSVELVEAVRGQQVIAGAFNLATPERLYGRYWGAFEEHPFLHFHVCLYHSVEDCIRTGRKVFEPGAGGEHKVSRGFEPTAVHSAHLIFDKTLDGAVRGFLRREHARLAPAVEEAERICGLKPWPLAASPGTQGATGT
- a CDS encoding suppressor of fused domain protein, whose translation is MKAPETDEDFIQWYEDCWADRDEVEYPKMFGAIDEGVFTLDQTDAIQAWMESELAQVQEADPNWGPMGVRVSPPSESYPYWTYVTSGLSNPFTVAPGEDIPDGAPSGLGYEMVIHSPEEAKWPVFRLLDMMAYNLVSLRAFAMGHRYPVEGSLDGGESKLSGFVFVRDPSRPDHFVLPSGKVQLLTLVGATRNEMAFARSNGMDKLMAKLVAAGSGYITQPDREEVKL